ACCACTCTATCAACAAGACTACCGACCACAATTCTCAGGTCACGAAACTTTTCCACTGCGTTACGGTTGGTTGAAAAAAGCCTACGATTGTGTACATGAAACTGAGCAGGAAGGGGATAATAAAGCTTTATGTTGGGGCGATGATGCCATTGCACGATTTGGAGTTGGTAAAAATATGGTTGCATCAATGCGTCATTGGGCAAATGTTGCAGGCATTATTGAAGAGCCTTTGGGAGAAAATCAGGTAGCAACAACAACACTTGGCAAATTATTATTTGGTAAAATTGGACTCGATCCATATTTGGAACATCCAACATCGTTGTGGTTGATTCATTGGAAGTTAGCAACGGAATGGAAAAAGAAAACCACATGGTTTTGGGCATTTAACTATTATCCGGCTGTTACGTTCGAACGTGATCAACTGATTAAAAGACTCGAAAAACTGGCCAAGGACCAAGGTTGGTCTCGAGTGGCACATGCTACAGTTAAAAATGATGTTGCTTGTTTTGTTCGAACATATGCTGCACAGCCATTTTCAGTAAAAGGTGGCCGTGACGATTCTCTTGAATCCCCTTTAACAGAGTTAGGACTTATAAAACCTGTTTCAAAACGGGATGAATTTCGATTTGTACGTGGCCCCAAATCGACTCTAGGCGACGGCGCTTTTATTTATGCGCTTCTCGAATTTTGGTCAGAATACTCCGACTCAGCAACACTTTCATTTGAAGCGATTGCACATGAACCGGGCTCTCCGGGACGTGCTTTTCTTCTTGATGAAAATGATGTTGTTGATCGTTTGACTAATATTGAGGATATAACTGATGGCGCTTTGCGATGGTCTGAAACTGCTGGATTGAAACAGGTAGTTAGAAATACTGATTTTAAACTTGATTTGGATCGTGCTCTTCAATTCATAGTAGGCGATTATGATAACTCGAATAGTATGGAGGCAGTGTAATGGCATTAGTCAATCGGGTTCATATTGCACGACGTTTTCAAAAATCCATACGAATAGATACCGATCTAGGTGAAAATCATTCACTTGAAGGATTTATATGTCCTCAATCATCTGCGGACGTTTTGCGATCAATGGCAAAACATGTTTCTGAATCTGGACAAGGTGCTTTTACTTGGACAGGTCCCTATGGTAGCGGTAAATCAAGTCTCGTCGTCGCATTAAGTGCGCTTTTAAATGGCAACCCCGAATTACAAAAGCAAGCTGCAAAAATATTTGGCCGTAAGCTTGCCAATGAAATACAGAAATCACTTCCCACAGGATCCCGAGGCTGGCATGTGCTTCCAGTTGTTGGTAGACGGGATAATCCTGTTAGAGTTATCGGGGAGGCTCTGAAAGTAACCGGTCTCGTAAGCCGTCGTCCACGTGGTGGTTGGACCGAAGATAATCTTATATCGAATGTAATGAGCGTCGTAACAAACAAACCCAAAACTCACGGTGGTTTGATTTTATTCGTGGATGAAATGGGCAAATTCCTCGAAGCAGCTGCGCAAGACGGCACAGACATGTACGTTTTTCAGCAGCTTGCAGAGGCTGCATCACGAAGTGATGGGAGGCTTATTCTCATTGGAGTGTTACATCAGGCGTTTGAAGAATATGCGCATCGTTTATCTCACGAGACGCGTGATGAGTGGGCGAAAATTCAAGGGCGTTTTATCGATCTTCCTGTTAATTCCGTCGGCGAAGAACAGATCGATATTATTTCTCGTGCAATTGAGAGCGAACGCCCCAGCAATGCAAAGCCCAGTAAATTATCAATGACAGTTGCTCGATTGGCGCTTCGTGATCGCCAGAGTAATATAGATTCACTAGCAAATACTTTAGAGAATTGTTGGCCACTTCATCCGATTGTAGCGTGTCTTCTTGGTCCAATCTCACGTCGGCGTTTTGGCCAAAACCAGCGAAGTATCTTTGGTTTCCTTAATTCTACTGAACCTCATGGCTTCCAAGATTACCTTATCTCAGCAACAGAAGGTGATCTTTATGGTCCGGATAAACTTTGGGATTATTTGCGGACAAATCTAGAGCCATCAATTTTGGCATCTCCAGACGGACATCGATGGGCTCTTGCAGCAGATTCGCTAGAACGCTGTGAAGCAATTGGTGGCGATATTTTCCATGTTAAGTTGCTGAAAACAATTTCGGTAATTGATCTTTTCAAAGAGCGTTCAGGTTTAGTACCAAGTTTTGATCTTCTTAGGTCTTGCTTCCCCAAAGAATCAGATAAATCACTCAAGCAGGGTCTAGCTCAGCTTGATAAATGGTCATTAACAATATTTAAAAAATTCCAAGACGCCCATGCCATATTCGCAGGTAGCGATTTTGATATTGATCATGCTGTTGGGAATGCACTGGAAGATATCAGTGAAATAGATTTCACAGCTTTAAAATCACTTGCTGGTTTGCAACCAATATTGGCAAAAAGGCATTATCACGAAACAGGAGCCATGCGATGGTTTGATGTTAATATAGCACCTGCACGTGATGTAGTAGAAATCGCATCATCCTTTAATCCCAAAAATGGAATCGTTGGAGAGTTTTTGTTAGTAATTCCAACCGAGGGGGAAAATGAAGAATTAGTTAAAAAATTGTGTCGAGAGGCATCTAAACAAAGTTCCCAGTGGGATATTGTTGTAGGTTTTTCTCAACGATCTTGGGCTGTTGTTACGCTTGCTCGTGAGCTTTTAGCATTAGATAAGGTTTATAACGATCACCCAGAGTTGGCCGGTGATCCTGTAGCGCGTCGTGAAGTATCTGCCCGCCTTGCTGATTTTCAGGCTCAGCTAGAATCTGAATTGAATAAGTCTTTTGATAAGGCCACATGGTATAGAAAACATCATTCACCAAAGCCTTATCGTCAATCTGATTTATCCAGTCTGGCTTCTGAGTTAGCGGATAAATATTTTGATCAATGCCCCAGGCTCTATAACGAACTGTTAAATCGACAAAAACCCTCAGGTAGCGCTATCGCTGCTCAGAATGCGTTATTGCGATGTATGGTTAATTCTGAAGGTGAGTCCCGGCTAGGCATTAACGGGTATCCTGCCGAGGGAGGTTTATTTGCCTCTTTGCTTGAGTCTACTCGCTTGTATTCAAAGACGCGAAAAGGATGGAGTTTTCTGGCACCACAAAACGACGAAACAGACACTCACAAAATATTTCCAGCATGGGAAGCGGCAATAAATTACATAAAAAAACACAAAAAAAGGGCTGTATCCGTATCAGAAATATGCGAGGCCGTCTGGTTGCAACCTCCCTATGGTATTAAAGAAGGGGTAATGCCTGTCCTTTCGGTTGCTTTTATCATGTCACAGCGTGAAAACTTAGCGATTTATCGCGAAGGTATTTTTCGTGCTCGGTTTGATGATGTGGATGTTGAATGTTTGGCGAAAGATGCCGGAACTATCCAACTACGTTGGATGGATTTGAACAAGATCTCACGCCGTTTACTATCTGACATGGCTCAGATTGTTCGCGAATTGGATCAGAATAATGAGTTGAAGGACTTGGAGCCCATTGACGTGGCGCGCGGATTGGTTTCTATTTATGAGCAATTGCCTCAATGGACCAAACGAACAATGCGTCTATCGGCAAATGCAATAAAAGTACGGGATATATTTAATCGTGCACATGATCCCAATAAATTTTTGTTTGATGATATTCCTACCTTATTGAACAGTAAAAAAACAAACTCCGCAAACACAAAAGATATTCAGAAACTCGTTTCAGTCGTAAGTGATGGGTTGCAGGAACTCGTTCAAGCTTATCCCTCTATGTTGCATCGTCTTAGGGATGTGATGTTAGCAGAATTGCAGGTTCCTAATCTGTCTCGGAGATCACTTTCAGAGTTAAGAGATCGAGCTACTAACATTAAAGATATTACGGGGGATTTCCGCCTTGATGCTTTTATCGGTCGTGTCGCCGAATATGATGGAAGTGATTTATCGTTTGAAGGTATTGCCAGTCTTGCTGCGAATAAGCCACCCCGTGATTGGGTTGATCCCGATACCGACCATGCCACGATGGAAGTAGCAGACATGTCGCAGCAGTTTTTAAGAGCTGAAACGTTTACTCGCGTCAAAGGACGTCCCGAGAAACGTCAGACTATGGCTATCATTGTCGGGTTAGAAGGAAGACCAGCACCTTTATTAGAAGAATTTGATGTAATTGACTCCGACCGAGAGACGATAAATGATCTTATTAAACGTGTTTCTAAAACATTGGAAACCGTTGACACAAATAGCCGAAATGTGATTTTAGCAACATTGGCTGAATTGAGTGCACGTTATATGCAAAAACCAAATCAACCTATGACAAGAAGAAATAATGGAGAGGCAGTTCACTGATGTCAGTCCAGAAAAAACATGTTTTAGGGTTATCTGGTGGTCGAGATAGCGCTGCACTAGCCGTTTATATGCGGCAACATCATCCTGATATCAAACTGGAGTATTTTTTTACCGATACCGGGAAAGAGTTACCTGAAGTTTATGAATACTTGGGGCGGCTTGAGGGGTTTCTTGGTCAGTCGATATTACGCCTCAATCCAGATCGTGATTTTGATTTCTGGTTAAAGCAATACAATAACTTTCTCCCCTCCGCTCAAACGCGGTGGTGCACGCGACAATTAAAGCTTCGCCCTTTTGAATCCTGGGTACGCCCTCTGCTTGAAGAGGGATTAACTGTGTATAGCTATGTCGCCATTCGAGGGGATGAGAACTACAGAGAAGGTTATGCCTCTAAACATGAAAATTTGAAAATCAAACTACCTTTCAAGGAAGCAGGAATAGATAAAAATGGAGTACTAGAACTTCTTAATGGAGCTGGCCTAGGTCTTCCTAAGTATTACAAGTGGCGGACGCGGAGTGGATGCACTTTTTGTTTTTTTCAGCAAAAAATAGAATGGGTACGTTTGATGAAAGAGCATCCAGAGGCCTTTGAAGAAGCAAAAGCTTACGAAAAAAATGCAGTAGATCATGGCTCACCTTTCACTTGGAGTCAGGGTGAGTCTTTAGAGGAATTATCTAGGCCAGAAAGAATCGAACAAATTAAAGAAGAGCATTTACAAAGACTTGAGCGATTAAAGGATAGGGTCCAACCAAATCCTTTAAGATCCGATGCTGACCCTTTGGATCTTGATGATCTTTATGGCAATACTAAAATGTGCTTAGCATGCCACAAATAAGATTTATTGAATTAGAGCAAAGTGATTGATCTGCTTTTTAGGAACTGGTCCAGTTGTTATCAAGGTCCTTTCGCAGTAGATAGACCGCGAATTTCCTGAGACGGCCGCTTACCTTTTGCATCATTTAAATAGACAGCCAATATTGCCAATAATTTCGTCAATTGATAACTTTGGTTTTTGAATTAAATCAGCTAATTCAGACTCGCCTTTGGAAGCCAGAACTTTCTTAGATTCTAAAAATAATGCTTCCTTGGAGTCATTTCTGAGGTCGAGAGCTATGGCAATTTTGCTTATTGCTTCAACTTCTGAACGGCAGTCTACTGCTCCAAGTAACATTGCTAGCCTGATAAGATTCGAATTGGTAGAGTCTAATCGCATTTTCTCTAGATGTAAAAAATTGACCTTATTTGTTGTCGCTTTAACGAAGAGATAGTCGCCCAGATTTGCCCCGAAATGATGTAAAACCTGCCTTAATGATCCAATGGAAGCTCCGGTTGTTGAAGTCAGTTGCCAGCTTAAAGCTATCGTCCCAAATTCAGTAATAACTTCAATTTTGTCACCTACATTACAACCGAGTAGTTGAGCAAATGCGTTCGGAAGTAATCGCCCGCTACCTCGTAGTAGATCCTTGTCTACTTTGACTCTCCAGCACCAAGTGCGATTGTCCGTGAGGTAACATGCCGCAGTTTTTGTGATATCTGTTGAAACCTTGACCTCACTTTCAGAATCTCGAATACGGATAATGCCGGATTCATTCTTAACAAACATAGGTGTGTTTAAATATGATAAAATAGAGCTTTCTTTGACGCCGTAGACACGCGATATTTTTTCAACTAAATGTGAAATCTTAGCCTGGCCTCCACATAGAGCGATTTCTTGGATGATCTCATCAATAATTCCTGAGTATTCAAAATATCCCTCTGTACCAGCAAGTACGAATTCATTTTGCTTGTTTATCCGCCAGAGCCCGGGATCATCTATAAGCCTTTGGCGGACACTACGAATACTATCACTGCCAATAGAATCAAGCATCTCTTCTACAGTCATAGGCTTATCATAGTATTTTAATAGTATTTTTGCTTTGTCTAAGATGCCTCCTTGAAAATATATATAGCCATCGTCGACATTCAGAAAACTACCTATTTTTTCCAACCATCTTTTATGATATTCTTGATTTATTCCAAGGCCATCGAGAATTTCAGATGCTGTGTCATATGGTATTACACCTCGATTATCACTGTTTTCAATAAATAATTCTGTTGTTTGTAACGCAATATTTTTATCTGCAAGCAGCCATTGGTGCCACAATTGATATGGACCAGCAAGCCACAAGATAAGTGCTTTAACAAATTGCTTGTCAAAAGACTCATCATCAAAATCTTCTACTGCTCTATACAGGGCAGTTTTCACGTGCCCGTGATCCGCGAGTACTGCGTTTCCTAGTAGTTTTCGCAGTGTAATTGCTCTTCTAATAACCGGCAGGAACTCTTTATTATGGAACCGTTCCAATTGAGCAATTGCACTTTTTTCGAGTTGTCGCACGCGCTCACGTGATATACCAAACTTTTCACCAAGTTCTTCCAGTGTCGCAGCTTGACTAACGACACATATCCTTTTTTTGGCAATTTCCAATAACCGGTGATCCAATAGAGTAAGCGCTTTGGAAACGAGGAACGGGACTGAATATTTTTTAACTAAATCACCAGCAAAATCTTGTGGGTGTATGCTACCGATGTCGTCCCAAAGAGTTCTTATTTCTTCTGGCCATTCTAATAATGGATCAGGTAGTGCCTCTGATAAGAGTTTCACCTTTCTTTCACCAATAGCCCATGCTGATATAATTTGTAATAGGGATTCTATTTTTGAGAACGCCGTATTGCTGATTACGGCATTACTTTGATGTTGAGAGTTTTTGTGAATCGTTTTTGAGTTAGCAACTGATGCTTCAATGACACAGGCAAACTCTATCGCAGAACGCATCCCAAATGAGGGTACGGATAATATGTCATTGAATCTTATATTTTGAGCTGAGAATCGCTCAGGATGGGACAAAATTGCATTTCTGGTTCTTGTTGAGAATGGTAACGTTTCTATAGGCTGTCCCAACGGCTCACCTAGATATATAGCTACATATTTAAACTTGTTAAAATGCTGTTTTAATAGCTCGACTATTTCAGATAAACAGTCACTACTAATGGAGTCAATATAATCCCAAACGGTATTGTCAAGATTCGATAGTGTAGTCTGTTCACCCAAAATGTTTTTAAAAGTATGAGGGGCTTCCAGATGTCCAATCTTTTGTATTATAGCTCTTGGGACCAAAGGTGTTGGCGAATGGCCCCAAGGCTGAACAACTTTTGGAATCATCGCTAGTCTCTTTATCTATCTTTCAGACGGTTAGACACAAAGTCTGTCATAGCCCAGATCGGTACCTGACTACCGAGCGCCTCATTCAAGAGTATAGGAAGACCTGTCGCAGCATACTCATTAGCCATTGCAATGAGTTCCCCTGGCTTTGATAAAATATCTGCCCCTCCAGTTAAACCAACCGCTAGTAGTTGGAGTTGGAATATTCTCCATGGATTTGATGGTAGAACTTCACCAGCACGGACAAACTGATGCCATTTATCAGTTTTTAGTTCTGTCCTTCGCCCTTCCTGAATTCCAATGCAAAGTGCAAGCCACCAAATATCTACATACCGTTCAAAAGGGATGTTATCCCTATTGCGACCACTTTCTGTTTGCCCAGTCATTGTAAAACGACGAACGTTTTCATAATTATCAACTGGTATCCTTAAGTGTTGATTCTGAAGACCAGAAATTAATGCTTCCAAAGTCATTTTGCGTTCTTTCAATCAAATTCCTCGATAATTCAGATGGAAATCTTCATAGTTAGTTCGTTGACACTGATCACAGTATTCACGATGTGTGCAACTACAAAGCCGAACTTCTGATTGCTGTGCCTTGGGGGCATTCATTAGATCCGCAGGATAGTCATCGGTTTTCACGAGAGTGAAAGTAATACCAGATTGCTTATCCAGAATATCTTCTGTATGCGATATCTCAGATTGAGTCAGGAATAAGATAACCTGTCGATCAACGTCTTCACCTGCCGCCTTACTTACCATTTCAAGAACCCGGCGTTTAACATTTCCAGACATCATTCCAAGAGGAGTATCAATAACCCTCGGAGCTACAACACCACTCACTTCGGTCAAAGCCCAAATGAACGCAAAAGTTAGTGCTCGTTGGGATGCACCATTGACTTCATAATCTGGATTTAATGTTCGGTTATCCCTAGTATTTACTACGATACTGTATTTGCTTGTGATCTCAGCTCCTTGAAAAATGGCGTTTTGTTTTGGGTCAGCGCCTACCATATCTAAGAAAAGTTCATTCATTCGATCACTAACACGTTTTAAGTAAGTGCCCTGCATTTCTTTTAAAGAACCATGAACTACCTGTTGCAGATCATTAAGTACTGTTTTTTCTGCATTTAACCCTGCCATTTTTTCATCAGCTTGTCGAAGTTCTTTCTGCGATTGGTTAAGTTCCTTCAATTTTTGCTCTGTATCTATAAGCGATGCTTCAGATCGATCAAGCTCGATATTTTTTTGTCTAAGGGTAGCTGTAAACATTTTTTCTTGAGAGTGTTTTTGTTCAATTTCTTCCTCATCAATTTGATCTAGTTTTGCTTCTGTTGATTTTAATTCTCGGTTTGCACTTTCAATTCTTTTCTTAATAGCCACACGCTGCTCTTGAAGTTCTTGACAGGACTCGGACCATTTCTTCGTTTCATTAGAGGCCCATTTTTCTACTTCAGATTTGGCTTGATAGTAAAGTGAAGACAGGTGATTAGCTTTACTATCATTATTTCTTTGTTGATCTAGGAGTTCACAAACTTTTTTTCGCCCAATAGTCCCCTCAGAAAGGTCGGCACCGCAAATACATTCTCCCGTTTCTAAACGTTCTTCTAATACGGGGACGGCAGCTCTTGGTATAATGCCTTTCGCATGGAGACTATCTAAATAATCATATCCCTTTTGAAAGACTTGTCCTAATTGTCCCCAACTGAGACTTTCACTTTGAAAGAGCTCTTGATGTTGTCGCTTGAGCCTTTCTTCTTCCTCAATCGCATCATTTAATTGCTTTTGGTAGTTTTCTCGTAAGTGAGCTAGTTGTTTATAACTTCCCGCTTCTAGTGCTCGTTTGAGATCACGGCTAGTTGCATGTAATTTTCTTTGTGTATTTTCAATATCCTCTTTTAAAGTTGTTACTGCATTCGTCAGCTCATCTTTCTGCTCTGATATTTCTACAATCTTTTCAGTAATTGTAACCAATTGGTCAGAACTTGTGTTTCGGGTGATTTGTCTATTAAGCGTTGATTGAGTATTAGAAATTCTCTTTTCAACTCGTTCTAATAGATCGAGTCCGAGAAGTGAACGTATCGCATCTTTAACTTTATCCCTCTTGGTACTATCCGAAACATCCGTTGAAATAAAAGTTAGCGCTGCATCACCATCGGTGAAGAAAATATCAATCATTTCCTTTGGCAACATCTGTGCAAGTCTTGATTCTGCAGCATCAAGAGGGGCTGATCCGGCTAACGTTTTTTCAAATAAAGTTACTCGCTCCTGACCTCTGTTCGGTGAATCACCGTCAGGTGTTTCTCCAACCTCTCTTTTGAGCATAAAATGCGATTCAGATGTCATTGTCTCTCCGTTCACTTTGCTAACTGCGGTATGAACAAAATCAATTTCAACGACTATTTCACATAAGGTTTTATCAGGCCAATCTGCAGGTGATAATCTTATAAGAGGATCATCAAGTACATCTTTTCCATAAAGAGCCCAACGTAATGCTTGTAAAGTTGATGTCTTACCTGAACCATTTTCTGCACGAATAACAGTTAACGGCTTATTAGAATCAATGCTGAAGCTAAGGTCGATTTCACGCAACAACTTAAAATTTCTTATATGGGCTGCAACTAATTTCATTCCAGATTGCCTTCTTTTTGAACTAAGTATTCGCCAAGAGCCGTAACTCGACGAGAAACTTGTAGTGCAATATTGTGCGGCCGATCACTTTCCAGAGCTAAAATGTCATAGAGTGCTCTTGTAAGTTCGGTATGATATCCCTCATAACGTTCATCGATTTCCATCACTTTATTTTTAATAACTTCTAAAACCATCTTCTGCGGAGCGGTCGCCATCGTTATTCTCCTAAACGTTTAACTAAACATGGCTGTCATCAATTTCTCAATTTCATCGAATGGTCCATCAGGCCTACCTCCATTGGATGACAATTCGGCAAATTCTCTTGCCCGTTCAAGTTCTCCTTTTAATATCGTGCGCGACCCTTTGTTACGCAAATCTGGCGGCACAACGATAAAATCATGAAGGTGGGCGAGTTGTTTGTTTATCGCGTCACATTTACGCAATATTCTTCCCCTTCGTTGTATCCACTGTCGCCGAACCGTATTACTAGCCAAAAGATATGCCTCACTTACCTGTGGAACATCCACACCTTCGTCAAGCACTCGCTTACACGTAATAGCATTGTAGTCTCCGTTAGCAAAACGTTCTAAGAGATTGGCAGATCGAGTACGGTTCATTGTTTCAGCCGAAGTCAGTTGATGAATAGTCAAATTTAAGTCATTTTGAAGCATATCATTTACTGAATTCAATTGTGACGGATTCTTGTCGGTTGCGTAAACCAGGACGTGTTTTAAATTATCTCGAGTACGTTTTTTTAAGATATTTCTAAGCACATCAACTTTATTCTCTGCAGACTCAATTACGCGTCGTCTCGCAAATAGTAATTTCTCTACTACTTTTGAAAGTCCCCCACTCTCCGAAGCATCTGCATCTCCTTTAATGCCCTTTCTTGCAAGTCTTTCTGTAAGCTTCATCCACTCTTCGTATTCATCTCTTGTTAAATGTACTTGATGTATGTAATAGTTGTATGGAACAAGGCATACACCAATGGCTTCACTCAATCCAAATTCAAATACGGGTACTCCAAAAAAGTCAAATAACGCCGAAGTTCCTTCTGGGTCATACTGTCGTTCCGGTGTGGCAGACAATCCCAACCGAAAATTGAAGCGATCTGGCGTATTCGATAGAAAACTAATTTTTCCGAGATTATGGGCCTCATCAGCAATCAATAATGTAGATATATTTTCGGGTATCCTGTCTAGGACCCGACGAAAAGTTTCACTCGTAAGGAAGTTCTCGGTAACAACCATAACTTCTATCTTACTAACTTTCGATTTAAGCGATCGGACTGCAAAATCGAGGTGCTGTGCACGATCCGAAGAAGGTCCTTCTGTAGGCAATGGTCTGACGCCAAACGCATTGACTTCATTTACCCATTGATAAACTAGAGGCTTATACGGAGCACTAATTATTACTAATAATGATTCGACGTCGCTTTGAAGCCGAGAAGCAGCAGCCAATGCTGTAATCGTTTTCCCTGAGCCTGTAGCCATAGATAAAAATCCACGGCGTTTTGCCGCTTCCCAAGCATTTATCGCTTTGCCTTGGTGAGAAAACGGCCCATTGAATAGGTCTAACCTTGATGGTATTGCAAGCCTTGTGGGGGTTCCTTTATCAAAAAACAGATTCGCTTTTACAAGCTTTTCTATAATCAGAACGTCTTTCTCCCAGGCTTTACAGAAATCTTCAGATGTGGGCTGACAGTCTGGCTTATAGTCTCGAATTAGCTGATTCTCAATCGCAATGGGTAAATCTAAAGTATATGCGTAGTCCCGTGAACCTTCCCATAAAGCATTAAATTCATCAGATAATGTATCTATGGTTTCTTTTGATCTCCCACCCAACCAGGACATATCCACGCTGATTTGTTCGAGATTCTTACCTATTCCGGCATCAGTGAAATTGCTTGAACCATGCGCAACAACAGTATCATCATTATCTCTGAAAAACCAAACCTTTGGATGGAATAGAGAGCCGTCTTTCAACCAAATAACGCGAAAGAGAAGCCTCTTTGTGGCAAGCATATACGCTAGACACGTCAGGGTGTGTTGGACAAGAGCGCTGGTACTGATTTTTGCTTCACCGAGTAGCTGTTCGAGACGAGATTCCATAATACTACTAGGTGTTGCTATGCCTTCCTGTAAAGCTATTAAATCTACCGAACCTATATTTGGACTAACAACCAAACGCATGGGCTGAGAATTCTGTCCTAAATATTCAGACAGACCAGGAGCAATCGAGCGTAACGCTGCGCTTCCAAAAAAACCGAACATACAATCTAGTGAAGCTGATTTTTTAAGGGAGCTAATTAGAACTTCTTCAACATAATTATCCTTCGGTACAATATATAAGGATTTATACGGAATATTTCTAAGGCTCATATATTTCTCGCAATTGTCATTACATTATTTTCTCGGGCAGTTCTACTGAATTATCCCCGGTATCTTTTTGATATCGTTCAAGTAAAGTTGAATCCTTAAATTTCGATTTCCCAATTAAGTAGAGAAGAGTTTCTCGCAATGTAACTTTGTGTGCATTTGATATTGTTTTTTTACTAGAGTCCCACATTAACCATTCATATGGAGGCTCGTTTAAGTCCTTTGGTAACTTTGATATCAGTTTTACAGATTCCTTCAGAGTCATATCCTTGGAAAGGATTACGATGACTCTCATTAACACCTCTAACCCGATAGGACGAAATAAGACACTTCCTCCATGACTGCCCCTATATTTTTTTACAACATTGCTTGAGTTCTTCGACTTAAAAAATTCATCGAGTTCATCAAAGTATTTTCTCAATAGATTAAACAAACTTTTTGCATATTCGAAATATGCTGCGAGTTCTTCATTAGATGGGCGCACTCTTTGCAATTCAGCTCTCTTTTTCTTTAAATCTGATTGTACATCGGCAAACAATATTGTGAGAATGTCATATAAATTTCCAATCGTTGTCAGGCTAGTTGTATT
This window of the Gimesia fumaroli genome carries:
- a CDS encoding phosphoadenosine phosphosulfate reductase domain-containing protein → MSVQKKHVLGLSGGRDSAALAVYMRQHHPDIKLEYFFTDTGKELPEVYEYLGRLEGFLGQSILRLNPDRDFDFWLKQYNNFLPSAQTRWCTRQLKLRPFESWVRPLLEEGLTVYSYVAIRGDENYREGYASKHENLKIKLPFKEAGIDKNGVLELLNGAGLGLPKYYKWRTRSGCTFCFFQQKIEWVRLMKEHPEAFEEAKAYEKNAVDHGSPFTWSQGESLEELSRPERIEQIKEEHLQRLERLKDRVQPNPLRSDADPLDLDDLYGNTKMCLACHK
- a CDS encoding DUF4007 family protein encodes the protein MLRGPLYQQDYRPQFSGHETFPLRYGWLKKAYDCVHETEQEGDNKALCWGDDAIARFGVGKNMVASMRHWANVAGIIEEPLGENQVATTTLGKLLFGKIGLDPYLEHPTSLWLIHWKLATEWKKKTTWFWAFNYYPAVTFERDQLIKRLEKLAKDQGWSRVAHATVKNDVACFVRTYAAQPFSVKGGRDDSLESPLTELGLIKPVSKRDEFRFVRGPKSTLGDGAFIYALLEFWSEYSDSATLSFEAIAHEPGSPGRAFLLDENDVVDRLTNIEDITDGALRWSETAGLKQVVRNTDFKLDLDRALQFIVGDYDNSNSMEAV
- a CDS encoding sigma factor-like helix-turn-helix DNA-binding protein, with translation MIPKVVQPWGHSPTPLVPRAIIQKIGHLEAPHTFKNILGEQTTLSNLDNTVWDYIDSISSDCLSEIVELLKQHFNKFKYVAIYLGEPLGQPIETLPFSTRTRNAILSHPERFSAQNIRFNDILSVPSFGMRSAIEFACVIEASVANSKTIHKNSQHQSNAVISNTAFSKIESLLQIISAWAIGERKVKLLSEALPDPLLEWPEEIRTLWDDIGSIHPQDFAGDLVKKYSVPFLVSKALTLLDHRLLEIAKKRICVVSQAATLEELGEKFGISRERVRQLEKSAIAQLERFHNKEFLPVIRRAITLRKLLGNAVLADHGHVKTALYRAVEDFDDESFDKQFVKALILWLAGPYQLWHQWLLADKNIALQTTELFIENSDNRGVIPYDTASEILDGLGINQEYHKRWLEKIGSFLNVDDGYIYFQGGILDKAKILLKYYDKPMTVEEMLDSIGSDSIRSVRQRLIDDPGLWRINKQNEFVLAGTEGYFEYSGIIDEIIQEIALCGGQAKISHLVEKISRVYGVKESSILSYLNTPMFVKNESGIIRIRDSESEVKVSTDITKTAACYLTDNRTWCWRVKVDKDLLRGSGRLLPNAFAQLLGCNVGDKIEVITEFGTIALSWQLTSTTGASIGSLRQVLHHFGANLGDYLFVKATTNKVNFLHLEKMRLDSTNSNLIRLAMLLGAVDCRSEVEAISKIAIALDLRNDSKEALFLESKKVLASKGESELADLIQKPKLSIDEIIGNIGCLFK
- a CDS encoding ATP-binding protein; the protein is MALVNRVHIARRFQKSIRIDTDLGENHSLEGFICPQSSADVLRSMAKHVSESGQGAFTWTGPYGSGKSSLVVALSALLNGNPELQKQAAKIFGRKLANEIQKSLPTGSRGWHVLPVVGRRDNPVRVIGEALKVTGLVSRRPRGGWTEDNLISNVMSVVTNKPKTHGGLILFVDEMGKFLEAAAQDGTDMYVFQQLAEAASRSDGRLILIGVLHQAFEEYAHRLSHETRDEWAKIQGRFIDLPVNSVGEEQIDIISRAIESERPSNAKPSKLSMTVARLALRDRQSNIDSLANTLENCWPLHPIVACLLGPISRRRFGQNQRSIFGFLNSTEPHGFQDYLISATEGDLYGPDKLWDYLRTNLEPSILASPDGHRWALAADSLERCEAIGGDIFHVKLLKTISVIDLFKERSGLVPSFDLLRSCFPKESDKSLKQGLAQLDKWSLTIFKKFQDAHAIFAGSDFDIDHAVGNALEDISEIDFTALKSLAGLQPILAKRHYHETGAMRWFDVNIAPARDVVEIASSFNPKNGIVGEFLLVIPTEGENEELVKKLCREASKQSSQWDIVVGFSQRSWAVVTLARELLALDKVYNDHPELAGDPVARREVSARLADFQAQLESELNKSFDKATWYRKHHSPKPYRQSDLSSLASELADKYFDQCPRLYNELLNRQKPSGSAIAAQNALLRCMVNSEGESRLGINGYPAEGGLFASLLESTRLYSKTRKGWSFLAPQNDETDTHKIFPAWEAAINYIKKHKKRAVSVSEICEAVWLQPPYGIKEGVMPVLSVAFIMSQRENLAIYREGIFRARFDDVDVECLAKDAGTIQLRWMDLNKISRRLLSDMAQIVRELDQNNELKDLEPIDVARGLVSIYEQLPQWTKRTMRLSANAIKVRDIFNRAHDPNKFLFDDIPTLLNSKKTNSANTKDIQKLVSVVSDGLQELVQAYPSMLHRLRDVMLAELQVPNLSRRSLSELRDRATNIKDITGDFRLDAFIGRVAEYDGSDLSFEGIASLAANKPPRDWVDPDTDHATMEVADMSQQFLRAETFTRVKGRPEKRQTMAIIVGLEGRPAPLLEEFDVIDSDRETINDLIKRVSKTLETVDTNSRNVILATLAELSARYMQKPNQPMTRRNNGEAVH